aacaccataagagatgacttggtgaagtatgtgtgcatggcgatcaggtatagagtattctatgctagcgaAATGAACTCTGTTCCTACAACTGCGGtgcatgccgcttataggatgatcaaggatgaTGTGGAGTACGACTTGTGTACCTGTATGCAAAAaaaactcatggagaatttgaagtccatcaaagaggacaagtctCTAAGGTTCGaatttggtcaactacttgtcggattatttttctattttcaagggtattttctaggagccggtgatgttcaatggtcaagtgacctaccggtCACAAGAaaatcaaggagagtctacaaATAGTGGGATCCACTTATCCAGAGactctgaacaaatattttgatgagttcaaaatgaagatgaaccagGGAACTAGGATATCCGGTGacctagttaagaaatatgaagatgatatatgttttacaatcaaagtggatcaatgcataatggaagtggtcgaGCCAAGGAAagaggaagttgagcctatgggatatgaagtagtGAATGATATACTCactggatatgcctctaccctgcttgcttcaccacttgatccaaagaagaagaggacagatACTTACTTAGAGAAGATCAAGCCTACTGAAGTACCGAAGCAGACGAAGAGGAAAGCTGTGCCATCGGCATCAACACCGGTTGCATCTGCTGCTAGTCTTAGAGTGACCAAGAtgtcactagccaaaaagaaactAGAGGCCATtccgccaaaggtatttgaaaggaagagaaaaaataagaataaCACATTGGATTCAGAAGACACTGAAccggaggtagaaatgaagaagatgaggCAACCAAGCAAGAAGACCAAGATAACCGGTAATGTTCCTGCAACCTCTACACTGGTAAAAATACACGTTACTTCTTATAAGCCTATGTCACACTACCAAAGGACAATTAAGAATATCAGAAGGAAAATTATTGATGACCTAAAGGAttaaattttgatgaatttaatgACACTGAAAAAGAAGAGGTAGAGCAAGAAGTCATTAAATAATTACATGATAATGGTCGGTCTCCAATCGATATCAAACCTTTAGTTACAAATTATTTAtatgattctttggataataaatggcacattgtcattgaaaaggagcaggcaattagggaagaaatttatcttgatgcttctaattcaaaattgtttgagattcttaattgGTACATAGGTACCCTTTTCATGAGAAGGAGACGACTTCAACTACTTGgaggcaaaacctctgaagtagaaaaggatacccATCTGCGAGCTATCGATGCTATCAATACTGAAAAGATAGCAGAAGATAATCGACAGGCTGAGCAAGCAATTGTACTTGCTAAATCTAAACCAAATGAAGTCTACAATAGTCAGGGTGAAATAATagtagaacaaaatgaccccattgattttgatgcactagatgttgaagGCACTACTATAGAGAAGGATAAAGTGGAAGAGGAGAGaatggaaaaggaaaaatccaagaaAACGGAAAATGAGAAAGCTAACAAGGAGAAAGTGCAGAAAGAGTGAGCAGAGAAAAAGAAAGTAGAAAAAGAGAGAGCAAAGAAATAGAAAACAGAGAAGGAGAAGGTCGAAAAggagaaataagaaaaataaaatatgggGAAGGAAAAGGTAGAGAAAGAGGACAAGGAGAAACTGGTGAAAGAGAAGGAGGCGAATGAGAAATTGGCGAAAGAGAAGGAGGCGAAGGAGAAAcatgagaaggagaaggaggaaaAAGAGAAGATCAACAAGGAGGCCAAGgtgaaagaggagaaggagaagaggagacaAGAGGAGCTCAAAGCAAAAGAAGGAGGACAGACACCCAAGGCAATTAGAGAGCAAGATCAGACTAAGCAGGTTGATCTCACCAGTCGCAATGACCCGACTCTTGCCTGTTTCATCGGGTCAAAAGATAAAAATGAGCTACTGAGAAGTATTCGACTGgctcaagaaagattggaggaactaagaaagaagaaagaaaaatatgttagCCAATTTTTTGTTGATACTCTTTCGAGCCTAGTCCCCGAGACCAATCTTCCCA
The nucleotide sequence above comes from Cryptomeria japonica chromosome 11, Sugi_1.0, whole genome shotgun sequence. Encoded proteins:
- the LOC131859987 gene encoding uncharacterized protein LOC131859987, which produces MGKEKVEKEDKEKLVKEKEANEKLAKEKEAKEKHEKEKEEKEKINKEAKVKEEKEKRRQEELKAKEGGQTPKAIREQDQTKQVDLTSRNDPTLACFIGSKDKNELLRSIRLAQERLEELRKKKEKYVSQFFVDTLSSLVPETNLPSTDPSMA